ATTTATGTTGTTTAAGAACACAAGAAGAAGTGTATATATAGTTGCCATCCTGAAGAAATAATTCAGATGAAGCTGTAAAATGGGGTCTACAAAGTGAAATGATCACAAGAGATCACATGGTATTGTCTTggaggtctctttcagggacttgAAAGTTAAGTGAGAGTTCATACATCATACCCCACCTTCGGACATAATTGCCAAGAGATTATGCATGTCAAATCAAAGACATCTACATTAATGCTTGTTCAAGCATAGTTATACTAAACATACTGAATCAGACAATCTATAGACATATCTCATGTTTCTTCAGATAGACATCGCTATTGACAATGAAAGCTGTAAACCATGGCCACAACTCTGAACCAAACTTAGGCACATCCTCACAAACCAATATGAACCTGATTTTTCAAGTACACCAGATTGTTAGAAACATATCCTTTGGAATCCGCAAACCATAGACAACATGATCTAACTTGTGTTGGCTTCCCTCTTCATAAGGTAGATTTTGAATTATGTACTTATAACAGGTTTGAGAAAATCCCCTAAGACAACACCATGTGACCTCTTAAATGCCCTTGTCTCCTAATAGGTCCCATTTCTTCATAGCCTTCCTCCACAACCAACCATTCAATTACCCATTTTATTACATATCCttcatctatatatatgttcatGGCTGCAAGCATTTGGCAACAACACAAGTCATTCACATCCTAAAGCATAAGAAACTCAAATACTTGCACGAGTTGCATCTTATTTACAAGTCATTTGAAAAACTAGTCTTTCTTCAACACATACAAAAATGGGTTTTCGTTTATCCGGCATCGTAAGAAAGGCATCATTTACTTCATCTTCAAAAGCTATGGAAGTGCCAAAGGGTTATCTTGCAGTTTACGTTGGAGATAAAATGAAGCGGTTTGTGATCCCTATATCATACTTGAACCAGCCTTCATTTCAAGATTTGCTAAGTCAAGCTGAGGAAGAATTTGGGTATGATCATCCAATGGGTGGTCTCACAATTCCTTGTGAAGAAAATGTATTCTTTGATATCACTTCTCGCTTGAGTTGATGCTAGCACCATCAAGATTAGGCTGATTTAAAAATAGATTAACACAATTTTTGTGGCAATTTCTTACCCTGAGAAAgattttctccattttttgTATCCTACTATGAAACTCAATGAGAAATTTATGCACATAAACAAATGTCTCCCATTTTCTCCTCAAATCTAAATGCACTGTTAAGTTCAAAGGCAATAATAAGCTGAAAGTGCGGTTCataaaatcaattttcatgacctggtttacaataaaagaaaaggaaagcagCAGATAACTTTCATGATTTAATATGATGATGTACTTCTAAGTAAAAAGGTTATTATAAGAAAAACAGTAACTAAGTATGAATTTGcataatattagttttaataatGTGAACGTTTTTTGTCAGTTCAATTATCCAATTATCACTGTAGGATGATTAAACAGCTTCCAGGATCAGTCCCTGTATTTGCCATGTCCCACTTTATTTTTATCTGTCTTTGAAATCTCTGTGGACCCTTCCCAGTTTGTACATAGTGGTCACTAAAATGTGGCCTCTGAAATTACAATTGAGATTGAACCACTAATCCAGTTGTATTCCATAATTTGATGTTAACATTGTGAGATGAGTTACATTTGTTTGCTGCTATCAGCTAATGTGACTGAGGCCCCATTTTTTCTACGACAGATGATTCCTCAATTTTGAGTCACGCAGCATACTCACATGTTTGGTTTGAGAGCCACAACAAAATTATATGCAAGTGAC
The genomic region above belongs to Arachis duranensis cultivar V14167 chromosome 3, aradu.V14167.gnm2.J7QH, whole genome shotgun sequence and contains:
- the LOC107477718 gene encoding auxin-induced protein 15A-like is translated as MGFRLSGIVRKASFTSSSKAMEVPKGYLAVYVGDKMKRFVIPISYLNQPSFQDLLSQAEEEFGYDHPMGGLTIPCEENVFFDITSRLS